In the Sorghum bicolor cultivar BTx623 chromosome 4, Sorghum_bicolor_NCBIv3, whole genome shotgun sequence genome, AATACAAATACTGATGACACTCAATTACAGGCTATTCTAATCCTCTTATGGTTCATCTAGAAAGCCAGAAATGATCAAAGATTTAATAACAAAATTTGGTCCCCTATTCAGGTTCATGGTGCAGCTGCTGCTATGATGGCTAATCTTAATGCTTCTATTTCTCCTACCTCTAACAGCCATAACCACCATGACTCCAACAATGATACCCTCCATCAGACAGTTCACAACATTCAAACTGCTGTTTAAGGTATGCATAATCTCTCTGTGGACACACAAATCAAGGGAATCACTTAAGCACAGCATCAACTAGGAACAACTCCTCTTCAACACCAAACAATAGAGATCCCTATCTTGTCAGAATGCCTGCTTTCCTACCAGGAATTTGCTGTTACATTGATGTTTCTACATCCCCTGATCTCCCTTCTAACTTATCTACAGATTCAGGAATTGGTATTTTTATTGTCAATAATCAGGTACACCCGGTGCAAACCATCTACATCAAAGCTGCCATGAAAGAAACGTCTTCAGTACTAATGGCTGAAGCAGCCGCGCTAGCCCTTGCGGCAACAGTAGCTAAACATCTTGATCTTCACCAGGTTTCATTCCTCTCAGATAATCAACAGTTGGTGAACTTCCTCAATAATGCAAATCCAGATGACCTGCCTGACTAGAGAATCAAATTCTACGCCCAAACCTACATCAACCTCTCCAATGAAGCTGCTCATACAGTTCATAGGATCAAAAGAAACTAAAACTGTACTGCTGATACACACAAAGTTTTACCCAACTCCATTCCTCTTCTACTTTTACATGTACCTGCTCTTATGCATCTCATATGCAGTGCTCTCTTTGAGACGCACTTCTCCCTGTAACTCTGCACTCTGTAAGCCTTCTCATAGTTTATTGCTGTTGATAATAAAGTtgctttctaaaaaaaaaaacactcatcTCTCCACGCACGCATCTCCTCCTCTTCGCTAGCTCCCTAACTTCGCTCGCAGCTCGCTCCACCTCTTTGTCGCACGTGCCTTCCTCCCTCACCCCGCTCGCTAGCTCCCTTCATCGGGGTGCCTCCTTTCTCGACACCCCTTCCTTCTCAGCTCCTTCGAGACACGATTTGCAATGGTGCCATGGGAGACACGTGCCTCGGGCTAGCATGACATGCTCTGCAGACCATGCTTATAGGGCCAGGCTATCCCAAAAACATGCCCGGTGTGCCATGCCTAGGACAATGGCCAGGCATGAAGCCCTCTTCAGCTTGGCCCAACCTCATCGGACAATGTTGGGGGCTTGTTTGACCATCTATATTTCTACCCCCTCTCTCTAGGAAAGCATTATCTATTTCCCACAAAAAATTATAAGTAACAAAATGGAGCTCACAAATTGTTAAATAACACCCACATGTTGTGGAGTTGTTGACTAATCAAGCtaattagattttttgttactgttttcatagtatatgaagtttaggccctgtttggcaaCAGGAATCAGCAGAATCACAGCCAAATgggttagggccttgtttagttccccaaaaattttataaaatttttcagattccccgtcacatcgaatctttagacgtatgcatagagtattaaatatagataaaaataaaaactaattatacagtttggtcggaattgacgagacaaatcttttgagcctagttagtctataattggacaatatttgtcaaatacaaacaaaaatactactattcctattttgcaaaattttttgaaagtaaacaaggcctaggtgagAAAAATTCCACTCAAGAGTCACTACGTTTTTCGTTTTTGTCTAGCAagaccttgtttacttgcaaatttttttgcaaaatataaacaataaccgttttgtttgtatttgacaaatattgttcaattataagctaactaggctcaaaagaatcgtctcacaaattccatacaaactgtgtaattagttatcttttttacatatatttaatgctttatgcatgagccgcaagattcgatgtgacggggaatctgaaatattttgcaaaatatttggggaagtaaacaaggaagTAGAAACGCAAGATAACTGGTTTCATGTGATTCTAATTCTCACTCCTTTTGTATCAGCAACCAGAATTTTTAGTTGATTATCTTCAAGTGGAACAAGTTAAAATAAAGTTAtagatttttttaagaaaatttttatttttatgttttttatgaaaaaatattttttttgaatcaTAGCCAAACGGTTTTAGAATGTGATTCTAATTCATTACTAGAAATATATACAAGAATCTAGATTCCTATCAAACGTACTCTTAAGAGGATCTCGAAGAGTCTTTGCAATTTTTATTATGTAAATCAACATTTAGAGAACCATTTTCATAAAAAATGCTTTCTATATTTCTTCATTCTCCAACAACTTTTCTATCCCTCGTGCACACTTTAGATAGTCATTTCTGTCTTCTATTTTTGGCTAGCGAAAAATCTAAAATAGAAGATGGCTATATTTACATAACTATTTAGACAAGCTCTTAGAGGATAATTTTTTACCAAAGCCTCTATTCCTAGCATTTAGGAAGGATTTAGAgagtctcttggagttgctctaaaatGGGCATAGTTCGATTTTATTCCTCCAATTATCTAGTCGACAAAGAAAAAGATAACAAACACTGAGTTTCAATTTTTTTCGCTCTTTAAACTTTATAAAGAACTAGCAAAAatgtccgtgcgttgcaacgggagaaaaaaaagCTACCAAAACATTTTATCTATGTTTTCGTCCATCTTTTTTTTGTCTGTCTTCCTCTAACTACTGAATGATGCAGAGTTTATTTATCTGgacttatatatataacatgTGCGCATACAAGGTAGAATAACTTGCGTCTAAACTAATATAGAGTAGGAGTCCTAATATAAATAGATTCCTCACATCCTAAGTATTATAAATAGAACTCTTAATAATCAAATAGAAAAGGATAAGAATTACGTTATTTATTTTGCTCCGCTTTCTTTATTTAGTTAGATGTCAATCagatgcaaaagaaaaaaaaaatcaaagtcctAATCTGTagttcctcctcctcttcctcctccttctctaataataaaaagataaaatttcTTGTAGTTTTGAATTTTGGTCAAGCCCAACTATTCGCTTGTTTCCGTTTAAAATTGGTTTAAACTTGTGTTAGGCTTCTGAGTTAGATTCAGCCCataacttttctttttttccctaACCCAATTGGACCAGGAGTCCTCGTGCcataaacaaaaaaataaattaaaagtAATAGGAAACCATATCCAACGAGAGGAGCATCATTTAATTAATCTTTAGACTCATGGACATATAAAGATATGACGATGaactgaaattttcacaattatatattaaagAAAGATtcaaattaataaaaaaagaaaatatgtaaACACTGGTACTATTACTATTATAAATCTTCTATGTAAAATATATTGTTTTGAACGGGTGAAAATAATAATGATATATATGGACCAACAGTGCAACACTAATGtttgaaggccttgtttagttgccgaaataaaaaattttcggactagcactttcgtttatttatggtaaatattgtccgatTATGGaccaactagatttaaaagattcatctcgtgatttacggtcaaactatataattaatttttgtttttaattatatttaatgcttcatttaTTTatcgtaaaatttgatgtgacgaagaatcttgaaaagtttttgatttttttaatgaACTAAGAGGCCTAACTTTTCTTGCGTTGAACAAGATCAGAGAATTGGAGCAACCTCGCGGGTTCGCGGCCCCCGCCTTGTTTTCCCCTTCCCGCAAGGCAACCAAACTAGCCCCGAAAGCGCAGCGCAGCCCTCCTCACCTGACCACCTTCTTCCCAATTCTTCCGCTCCATGCCTCCGAAtcctcccctctccctcccgcAAAACCGCGTCTAGGGTTCTCGCCTCCGCCCGCtcacccacccacccacccactACCCTCCTCTCCTCCTTCCCCTTCCGCAACATCGGCGCCGCCGCAGATGGCACTCCTCGGCGACGCGCTGCGGCAGGCCTTCCTGATGCCGCGGCGCGCCTACGCGGCGCTACGCGACGACGAGCACTCCCTCCCGCCGCGCCTCCGCCGCCCGCTGGCCGTGACCGCCGCCTGCTGCGTCGCCGCCGCTGTGGCAGCTGCCGCGTGCGTCAGCCTCGGGATCGTGTTCCCCGCCGAGCCCGCAGAGCGGCCCTTCTGCCGGGAGCGCCGCATGCTGGAGGCGCTGCCCGCCGCGGCCAGCAGCAGGGAGGAGGAGCCCGAGGCGTACCGGTACCGCGGGGGTGCCTTTTACATGACCACCGCTGAGGCCGCCGACTTCTACTGGATGGTCGTCTTCGTGCCATCCGCCGTCCTCTTTGGCGCCTCGTTCACCTACCTTGTAGCTGGTGAGCCACAATCTCGCTCCCCGCGGCACTGTTGTGATTCTTTTTTTGTAGAACTGTATGTGTTATACTAGATAGGCTGCTGTGTTTATTATCTTTTCTGTATTGGACATTGGGCTTGGACTGAAAGTTGTGTGTCGATTGCAATTTGAAGAGACTTTCTTCTATGTATAATAGAACATGATGTGTCTTTGTTTGTCTTGCTTCACCATGTGAACTTGGgcccccttttttttttgttattgcTGTCTGTATATGCAGCCTAAATGGGCATGACGTCTCATTTTGTTTACGGTCTTTTATATTGATGAACTTTGCTATGGATGTAGAAGTTATGTTAGAGAACCTGTTTTGTATCTATTCATATTTGCAAAATAATACTGGAATTAGGGCAACTAGATTCTGCATTGCAAGAACACAACTAGATTCCACATTGCAACAACACAAATCAGCCTTCTCATGGTTTTATTTCTCTGGCAGTACTCATCTAGGCAGGTGAGCGGTCGATTGGTTTCTTACATTGCTATTTTTGTAGGTGATACTTATGCTTTGCTGAAGTAAAGGGATGAGTAAATTGCACGGCCGGTCCTTAACGTATTACGTGGTTTTCATCTAGGTCCCCAAACTATGAAATCGCTCGTCTGAGTCCCTAATGTATTTAGGTGTTCTCATCTAGGTCCCTAAACTACGAAATCGTACGTCTGACTCCCCAATGTATTTCAGTGATCTCATGTAGGTCCAAAATACACATAAGGAGGGTTAGAAGCTGACATGATCATCCATATGTATATGACTTAAGCACATGATCCCTGATTTAAGTCCACGCGTGCAGCTGCTGGCTCGTCCCTGCTCACCATCACAGCGCCCACGGCATACATCTGGTCATGTGTACGGCAATGGCGGCGGGTCACGTGAGTGAGCGTAACACCGGATGACCGCAAACCAAGCCTCTCTTCTCCCATATCTACCTTACCTCGCTCGGCAGTGTAACCAGCCGCCATTGTTGCCTACATGACCAGGTCGTATGCCGCAGGCGCTGTGATGGTGAGTAGGGACGAGCCAGCGGCCGCACACGTGAGCTTAAATCAGGGGTCATGTGCTTAAATCTTATCTATGTGGATGACCATGTCAGCTCTAACCCTCCTTATGTGTATTTTGGACCTATATGAGATCACTTAAATACATTAGGGAGTCAGACGTGCGATTTTGTAGTTTGGGGACCTAGATGAGATCACTTAAATACATTAGGGAGTCAGACGTGCGATTTCGTAGTTTGGGGACCTAGATGAAAACCACGTAATAGTTTAAGGACCGGCCGTGTAATTTACTCTAAAGGGATATTTATGCTGCAGTAGCTTTATGCCTTTTGTTTGTATATTTTGTAGATGGTGCATATTGGTATAGCTCATATATGCCTTGTATTAGGCATTCCCTTTGTGACTCATGCCCTTTTCTTGGCAGATAAAATTCATTTTCGTCTTCTCCATTTGAACATTAGTAAAGTATTAAACCAGTACATACTTGCAGGAATGTCTGTTGCATATGCTGCTCCAAGAAGGCATCCAATGATCTGTGTTGTTGAGAATAATTTCTGTGCTTCTAGAAGAGGTGAGTTTACATATGCGTCCTTCTCGAAGATCTTTATGATTTGTCTTCAATCTTTCTTTGGTGGTACTAAGAAACTATGAGCTATCTGAGGCCATTTCAGGGTTTAAGGCATTATGTGTTATGTTTCTGAAAGGATACATTACTACCCCTGTTTGGTCTATTGTTTGTGCATTATCATTATTCCGCATTCTCACCCTAGATCTGCAGAAACCCTTATCTTTTGCACTCTATAAAGGTATATTGCATTCTTGTAAGATGGCACTAAGATATGCAAAGCAGGCAAGAAATATATTAGTTTGGTAGAACAAATATTTTGATTCAATATGCCTATTGGGATGGCTAGCCATAACTTGGAAGATAATTATTCCGAAGTAAAAGTTTAACTGATGCAAATCCTACATCTCTATCTtgaattgctcctgctggtatTTCCTGGTAATTGCTGTCCGCATGCATTTTGCAGAAAGCAAATTCTGCTGTTCTAATGTCTGGATAGTGGAGATTGTTGTCTACCAGGCAACGCAACAAAATCATCATTTATGTGTCATGCAGAACATCGCAATAAGTAATTGTGCACTGAAACAAGTTGAACTTGCTAGCGTAGGAAATTTGTTACTAAACGTGTTGCAAAGACCATGCATGGTCATGAGATGCATAGTAAACTATACTACTATAGAGTGTAATGCACTTGTCAGCATTAATTATTTCTCCaaaattattattgtttgtCAATTAATGAGATCACATAAAAAGGAACAAGTTGGTCCTATTCCCACAAGTTTGGGTAGCCATGCCCTATATATCACTAAGTTTCCTTGCGAACAAATCCAACTTATGTATGATAACTGTTTCCCCTCTCACCAATAGAGATTGCACATTTTCTATTTCTTTGGCATAAAGGCCTTCTTTTGGTATTCTTATCCCCACAGAACAACTCCGTATAGGTCCCTACCCGTGCATGTGTTTCACTATATGCATTATAACTTTATAAGTCCCTACAACTTAAgggaaggggggggggggggtggtgaATGTAACACCCCAGCCCATTAGAAGCTTGTAGTAATTGTATTGTTGGCCCATATGACCCATGTGGCATGTTGAGTTGTAGTTTGTGGGTTTAATACCACCTTGGAAGTTAGGTTGAGGGTCAGCTTATAATCCTTGTTGTTCCAAACATAACACGTCTGAGTTAACCCTTTTGCATAAGTGAGGACGaaagtgtaagataggtgctatGTGTGTGCAGGCCCGTTCCACGTGAGGAGCTGCACCATATAAGCAAAATTTGGATGTGGGGTGTTAGGCTGGACCTCAGATTAATTTGACTATG is a window encoding:
- the LOC8059095 gene encoding uncharacterized protein LOC8059095, which translates into the protein MALLGDALRQAFLMPRRAYAALRDDEHSLPPRLRRPLAVTAACCVAAAVAAAACVSLGIVFPAEPAERPFCRERRMLEALPAAASSREEEPEAYRYRGGAFYMTTAEAADFYWMVVFVPSAVLFGASFTYLVAGMSVAYAAPRRHPMICVVENNFCASRRGGVRCLAILNVVFAVIFGLMAIILGSTLLALGSTCSVPLFWCYEITAWGLAVLYGGTAFFLRRKAAVVLDEGDYTTHNVGLEMLESKMEVTPEMQRRINDGFKQWMGSSLLSSDDEDEATDDYIEHDAPSPTALGQQHQQEHDLET